A genomic segment from Nonomuraea helvata encodes:
- a CDS encoding succinate dehydrogenase/fumarate reductase iron-sulfur subunit — protein sequence MSYKAKFKVWRGEGGEGKLEDFTVEVNEGEVVLDIIHRLQATQAPDLAVRWNCKAGKCGSCSMEINGKPRLGCMTRMSTFEEDETITVTPMRTFPVIKDLVTDVSFNYQKAREVPSFTPPAGVQPGEYRMQQVDVERSQEFRKCIECFMCNNVCHVIRDHEENKANFSGPRFLMRIAELDMHPYDVADRQEAAQDQHGLGYCNITKCCTEVCPEHIKITDNALIPMKERVVDRKYDPLVWLGNKIFKRSK from the coding sequence ATGAGTTACAAGGCGAAGTTCAAGGTCTGGCGCGGTGAGGGCGGCGAGGGCAAGCTCGAGGACTTCACCGTCGAGGTGAACGAGGGCGAGGTCGTCCTCGACATCATCCACCGGCTCCAGGCCACGCAGGCGCCCGACCTGGCGGTGCGCTGGAACTGCAAGGCGGGCAAGTGCGGCTCGTGCAGCATGGAGATCAACGGCAAGCCGCGGCTGGGCTGCATGACCCGGATGTCCACCTTCGAGGAGGACGAGACCATCACGGTCACACCGATGCGGACGTTCCCGGTGATCAAGGACCTCGTCACGGACGTCTCCTTCAACTACCAGAAGGCGAGGGAGGTCCCGTCCTTCACGCCTCCGGCCGGCGTCCAGCCCGGCGAGTACCGGATGCAGCAGGTCGATGTCGAGCGGTCCCAGGAGTTCCGCAAGTGCATCGAGTGCTTCATGTGCAACAACGTCTGTCACGTGATCCGCGACCACGAGGAGAACAAGGCCAACTTCTCGGGCCCCCGTTTCCTCATGCGGATCGCCGAGCTGGACATGCACCCGTACGACGTGGCGGACCGCCAGGAGGCGGCGCAGGACCAGCACGGGCTCGGCTACTGCAACATCACCAAGTGCTGCACCGAGGTCTGCCCCGAACACATCAAGATCACCGACAACGCGCTCATCCCGATGAAGGAGCGCGTGGTGGACCGGAAGTACGACCCGCTGGTGTGGCTCGGCAACAAGATCTTCAAGCGCTCGAAGTAG
- a CDS encoding ATP-binding protein, producing MSRASRAHQRLAVRYFDDRILLTDTSAWAYFRLPTVSYEFVTPDEREALATNITIALAAIRMPDAEVHLRIAHRTYPAAEWAMALNATSDEGPGWRDYLEEMYRHVWAKDFWSKEVYLGVRLGPRGKQLGAGALAQIFGLYQKTEKALGMEDDHVPDSEIGRWTESAERLGRALASSALYARHATSVEVAWLFQHAAAGALGDPPPSASPKRRWGRGEIESLVEGEIHNGRSLLRIVQPQGDSYVAYLSFARFPDLMPFPDGEPWMHFADQLPFPVEISSRMRLIPPVKASKDVARKLAHARDMDHHIREAGAEAPLALAEQIDAARLLEHGITKERLPFVYGWHRLIVSAPTEDICVQRVEAVVEHYRDMGIDVVNSTGDQFSLFAESLPGEKVRVNAYAQRQPLRTIAGGMATATVDLGDRLDDGGNEGWLGPYIGETVGRARSIVHFDPLVAATRNRPTAIAITGEPGGGKTTLALLMIYQMALRGVTVAVIDPKGDAESLIRLLEKRGRKARVIPLGSAAPGLLDPFSFGDDIAAKKTMATETLRLLLPRMSEERESAMIQAVAAVSNGPDPSLGKVVDFLEQADDPASKNLGAVLRSMSEMHLARLCFDPSGGDQIDSEGWTTVFTLGGLTLPDVATTRDDYSYEQRLSVALLYLVSQFARRLMNGLDRRAPKAIFLDEAWAITSTPEGAKLVPEVSRMGRSRNTALVLVSQNAGDLLNEQVTNCLSSVFAFRSTERVEVDHVMSLLGVEPSEEHKAVLRSLGNGECIFRDLDGRAGRIGVDLISEELLRWLDTNPTHDKPDGAGHDDLQGGVSRAQEVRS from the coding sequence ATGAGCAGGGCGTCACGAGCGCACCAGCGCCTCGCGGTCCGCTATTTCGACGACCGCATCCTGCTCACGGACACCAGCGCATGGGCGTACTTCCGCCTCCCGACGGTCAGCTACGAGTTCGTCACCCCGGATGAGCGCGAGGCGCTGGCCACCAACATCACGATCGCGCTGGCCGCGATCAGGATGCCCGACGCGGAGGTCCACCTGAGGATCGCGCACCGCACGTACCCCGCCGCGGAGTGGGCCATGGCGCTCAACGCCACGTCCGACGAGGGGCCCGGCTGGCGCGACTACCTGGAGGAGATGTACCGGCACGTCTGGGCGAAGGACTTCTGGTCCAAGGAGGTCTACCTCGGCGTACGGCTCGGCCCGCGCGGCAAGCAGCTCGGCGCCGGCGCGCTCGCCCAGATCTTCGGCCTCTACCAGAAGACCGAGAAGGCGCTCGGCATGGAGGACGACCACGTACCCGACAGCGAGATCGGGCGGTGGACCGAATCAGCCGAACGCCTCGGGAGAGCACTCGCGTCCAGCGCCCTCTACGCCAGGCACGCCACCTCCGTCGAGGTGGCGTGGCTGTTCCAGCACGCGGCCGCGGGCGCGCTGGGCGACCCGCCGCCGAGCGCCAGCCCGAAGCGGCGCTGGGGCAGGGGCGAGATCGAGTCGCTCGTGGAGGGGGAGATCCACAACGGCAGGTCGCTGCTGCGCATCGTGCAGCCGCAGGGCGACTCGTACGTGGCCTACCTGTCGTTCGCGCGCTTCCCCGACCTCATGCCCTTCCCCGACGGCGAGCCGTGGATGCACTTCGCCGACCAGCTCCCGTTCCCCGTGGAGATCTCGTCGCGGATGCGGCTCATCCCGCCGGTCAAGGCGTCCAAGGACGTGGCGCGCAAGCTCGCGCACGCCCGTGACATGGACCACCACATCCGCGAGGCCGGCGCTGAGGCGCCGCTCGCGCTGGCCGAGCAGATCGACGCGGCCCGTCTGCTGGAGCACGGCATCACCAAGGAGCGTCTGCCCTTCGTGTACGGCTGGCACCGCCTGATCGTGTCGGCCCCCACCGAGGACATCTGCGTGCAGCGCGTCGAGGCGGTCGTCGAGCACTACCGCGACATGGGCATCGACGTGGTCAACTCGACGGGCGACCAGTTCTCGCTGTTCGCCGAGTCGCTGCCGGGCGAGAAGGTGCGCGTCAACGCCTACGCCCAGCGGCAGCCGCTGCGCACGATCGCGGGCGGCATGGCCACCGCCACGGTCGATCTCGGCGACCGGCTCGACGACGGCGGCAACGAAGGCTGGCTCGGCCCGTACATCGGCGAGACCGTCGGCAGGGCCCGCAGCATCGTGCACTTCGACCCGCTGGTCGCGGCCACCCGCAACCGGCCGACGGCCATCGCGATCACCGGCGAGCCCGGCGGCGGCAAGACCACGCTCGCGCTGCTGATGATCTACCAGATGGCGCTCAGAGGCGTGACGGTCGCGGTGATCGACCCCAAGGGCGACGCGGAGTCGCTGATCCGGCTGCTGGAGAAGCGGGGCCGCAAGGCCCGCGTCATCCCGCTGGGGTCGGCGGCGCCGGGGCTGCTGGACCCGTTCTCGTTCGGCGACGACATCGCGGCGAAGAAGACCATGGCCACCGAGACGCTGCGGCTGCTGCTGCCGCGCATGTCGGAGGAGCGCGAGTCGGCGATGATCCAGGCGGTGGCCGCGGTCTCCAACGGCCCCGACCCCTCGCTCGGCAAGGTCGTCGACTTCCTGGAGCAGGCCGACGACCCCGCGTCGAAGAACCTGGGCGCCGTGCTGCGCTCCATGTCGGAGATGCACCTGGCCAGGCTCTGCTTCGACCCCTCCGGCGGCGACCAGATCGACAGCGAGGGGTGGACGACCGTGTTCACGCTGGGCGGCCTCACGCTGCCCGACGTGGCCACGACCAGGGACGACTACTCCTACGAGCAGCGGCTGTCGGTGGCGCTGCTCTACCTGGTCTCCCAGTTCGCGCGCAGGCTGATGAACGGCCTCGACCGGCGCGCACCCAAGGCCATCTTCCTGGACGAGGCGTGGGCGATCACCTCCACACCCGAGGGTGCCAAGCTGGTGCCCGAGGTCAGCCGGATGGGCCGCTCCCGCAACACCGCTCTGGTGCTGGTCTCGCAGAACGCGGGAGACCTGCTGAACGAGCAGGTGACCAACTGCCTGTCATCCGTCTTCGCGTTCAGGTCCACCGAACGGGTCGAGGTGGACCACGTCATGTCGCTGCTCGGTGTGGAGCCGTCGGAGGAGCACAAGGCCGTGCTCCGCTCGCTCGGCAACGGGGAATGCATTTTCCGCGATCTGGATGGCAGGGCCGGGCGGATCGGAGTAGACCTGATCTCCGAGGAACTTCTCCGTTGGCTCGACACGAACCCGACACACGACAAACCCGACGGCGCCGGGCATGATGATCTTCAAGGGGGCGTGAGCAGAGCGCAGGAGGTACGGTCATGA
- a CDS encoding fumarate reductase/succinate dehydrogenase flavoprotein subunit, whose amino-acid sequence MENSLNTERHEYDVVVIGAGGAGLRAAIEARQQGKRTAIVCKSLFGKAHTVMAEGGAAAAMGNVNSDDNWMVHFRDTMRGGKFLNNWRMAELHAKEAPDRVWELEAWGALFDRTKDGKISQRNFGGHEYPRLAHVGDRTGLELIRTLQQRVVALQQEDYEKHGDYEAYIKVFAECTITRLLKDGDRISGAFGYWRETGNFVLFDAPAVVLATGGIGKSYVVTSNSWEYTGDGHALALLAGANLINMEFIQFHPTGMVWPPSVRGILVTESVRGDGGVLRNSEGKRFMFDYIPDVFKDKYATTEEEGDRWYTDQANNRRPPELLPRDEVARAINAEVKAGRGSPQGGVFLDVSTRLPAEEIKKRLPSMHHQFKELADVDITAEPMQVGPTCHYIMGGVEVDADTGAAAVPGLFAAGEVSGGMHGSNRLGGNSLSDLLVFGRRAGAGAAAYVDSLESRPRLLPELVEEAREEAVAPLGRDGENPYEVHHELQRTMNDLVGIIRKAEEVSEALQVVEKLKERVRLVGAAGSRIYNPGWHLAIDLRNMVLVSECVARAALLREESRGGHTRDDFPGMNPDWRRKLLVCSTEDGSAVTVEEKLQPAMRDDLITLFDRDELKKYLTDEEMTEFDGISK is encoded by the coding sequence GTGGAAAACTCGCTTAACACAGAGCGTCACGAATACGACGTCGTCGTCATCGGCGCGGGCGGCGCCGGCCTGCGGGCCGCGATCGAGGCCCGCCAGCAGGGCAAGCGGACGGCGATCGTGTGCAAGTCGCTGTTCGGCAAGGCCCACACGGTCATGGCCGAGGGCGGCGCGGCCGCCGCGATGGGCAACGTCAACTCCGACGACAACTGGATGGTGCACTTCCGTGACACCATGCGGGGCGGCAAGTTCCTCAACAACTGGCGGATGGCCGAGCTGCACGCCAAGGAGGCGCCTGACCGCGTCTGGGAGCTGGAGGCCTGGGGCGCGCTGTTCGACCGCACCAAGGACGGCAAGATCAGCCAGCGGAACTTCGGCGGGCACGAGTACCCGCGGCTCGCACACGTGGGCGACCGTACCGGGCTGGAGCTGATCCGCACGCTGCAGCAGCGCGTCGTCGCGCTCCAGCAGGAGGACTACGAGAAGCACGGCGACTACGAGGCCTACATCAAGGTCTTCGCCGAGTGCACGATCACGCGGCTGCTCAAGGACGGCGACCGGATCTCCGGCGCGTTCGGCTACTGGCGCGAGACCGGGAACTTCGTGCTCTTCGACGCCCCGGCCGTGGTCCTGGCCACCGGCGGCATCGGCAAGTCGTACGTCGTCACGTCCAACTCCTGGGAGTACACCGGCGACGGCCACGCCCTGGCCCTGCTCGCCGGCGCCAACCTGATCAACATGGAGTTCATCCAGTTCCATCCCACCGGGATGGTCTGGCCGCCGTCCGTGCGCGGCATCCTCGTCACCGAGTCCGTACGCGGTGACGGCGGCGTGCTGCGCAACTCCGAGGGCAAGCGCTTCATGTTCGACTACATCCCGGACGTGTTCAAGGACAAGTACGCCACCACCGAGGAAGAGGGCGACCGCTGGTACACCGACCAGGCCAACAACCGGCGCCCGCCGGAGCTGCTGCCGCGTGACGAGGTGGCCCGCGCGATCAACGCCGAGGTCAAGGCCGGTCGCGGCTCACCGCAGGGCGGCGTGTTCCTCGACGTCTCGACCCGGCTGCCCGCCGAGGAGATCAAGAAGCGGCTGCCGTCGATGCACCACCAGTTCAAGGAGCTGGCCGACGTCGACATCACCGCCGAGCCCATGCAGGTGGGCCCGACCTGCCACTACATCATGGGTGGCGTCGAGGTGGACGCCGACACCGGCGCCGCGGCCGTCCCGGGGCTGTTCGCCGCGGGCGAGGTGTCCGGCGGCATGCACGGCTCCAACCGGCTGGGCGGCAACTCGCTCTCCGACCTGCTGGTGTTCGGGCGCCGGGCGGGCGCGGGCGCGGCGGCGTACGTCGACTCGCTGGAGTCCAGGCCCAGGCTCCTGCCCGAGCTCGTGGAGGAGGCGCGCGAGGAGGCGGTGGCGCCGCTCGGACGCGACGGCGAGAACCCGTACGAGGTCCACCACGAGCTCCAGCGGACGATGAACGACCTGGTCGGCATCATCCGCAAGGCCGAGGAGGTCTCCGAGGCGCTCCAGGTCGTGGAGAAGCTCAAGGAGCGCGTGCGGCTGGTCGGCGCGGCCGGTTCCCGCATCTACAACCCCGGCTGGCACCTCGCCATCGACCTGCGCAACATGGTGCTGGTCTCGGAGTGCGTGGCGCGCGCCGCGCTGCTGCGCGAGGAGAGCCGCGGCGGGCACACCCGCGACGACTTCCCGGGGATGAACCCGGACTGGCGCCGCAAGCTGCTCGTCTGCTCCACCGAGGACGGCTCCGCGGTCACGGTCGAGGAGAAGCTCCAGCCGGCCATGCGCGACGACCTGATCACCCTGTTCGACAGGGACGAGCTGAAGAAGTACCTCACCGACGAAGAGATGACCGAGTTCGACGGGATTTCGAAATGA
- a CDS encoding sensor histidine kinase, whose protein sequence is MNITPLPPAKEPTGLGRLPVARWFLVIGVIAGVVLLTGIVVAMMMSSRARELAKAPAVEVQLARLNVALIVLFAAMLVFVAALAFIIRYAVLKPVDQLAQQVRTVAAGDFDHTLHVDRPAELAELSSHIDSMRGRIVSAWRAAADQAEELRRSNGELEQFAYVASHDLQEPLRKVASFTQMLEQRYGSQLDDRAKQYMHYSVDGAKRMQLLINDLLDFSRVGRITGEKSVVESGAALDAALENLSGTIEDTEATVTRDELPKVRGNRLQLTQLFQNLIENAVKFRSEAAPRVHIGVRRSGDMWEFSCADNGIGVEPKYADRIFLIFQRLHPRDVYPGTGIGLALCRKIVEYHGGQLWLDGGAESQGATFRWTLPAAGDDDE, encoded by the coding sequence GTGAACATCACCCCGCTGCCTCCCGCCAAGGAGCCGACCGGGCTGGGCAGGCTGCCCGTGGCCCGCTGGTTCCTGGTCATCGGGGTGATCGCCGGCGTCGTGCTCCTGACCGGGATCGTGGTCGCGATGATGATGAGCTCGCGCGCCCGCGAGCTGGCGAAGGCACCCGCCGTCGAGGTGCAGCTCGCCCGGCTCAACGTGGCGCTGATCGTGCTCTTCGCGGCGATGCTCGTGTTCGTCGCGGCGCTGGCGTTCATCATCCGGTACGCCGTGCTGAAGCCCGTCGACCAGCTCGCCCAGCAGGTGCGTACGGTCGCCGCCGGCGACTTCGACCACACCCTGCACGTCGACAGGCCGGCCGAGCTGGCGGAGCTGTCCAGCCACATCGACTCCATGCGCGGCCGCATCGTGTCGGCCTGGCGGGCGGCCGCCGACCAGGCGGAGGAGCTGCGCAGGTCCAACGGGGAGCTGGAGCAGTTCGCGTACGTGGCCAGCCACGACCTTCAGGAGCCGCTGCGCAAGGTCGCCAGCTTCACGCAGATGCTGGAGCAGCGCTACGGCTCCCAGCTCGACGACCGGGCCAAGCAGTACATGCACTACAGCGTCGACGGCGCCAAGCGCATGCAGCTGCTGATCAACGACCTGCTCGACTTCTCCAGGGTCGGCCGGATCACCGGCGAGAAGTCCGTGGTCGAGTCGGGCGCGGCACTCGACGCGGCGCTGGAGAACCTGTCGGGCACGATCGAGGACACCGAGGCCACCGTCACCAGGGACGAGCTGCCCAAGGTCAGGGGCAACCGGCTGCAGCTCACCCAGCTGTTCCAGAACCTGATCGAGAACGCCGTCAAGTTCCGCTCCGAGGCGGCTCCGCGCGTCCACATCGGAGTGCGCAGGTCCGGCGACATGTGGGAGTTCAGCTGCGCGGACAACGGCATCGGGGTCGAGCCCAAGTACGCTGACCGTATCTTCCTGATATTCCAGCGGCTCCACCCCCGCGACGTCTATCCGGGCACTGGCATCGGACTGGCCCTGTGCCGCAAGATCGTCGAATATCACGGCGGACAGCTCTGGCTCGACGGCGGTGCGGAGAGTCAGGGCGCGACGTTCCGATGGACCCTGCCGGCTGCTGGAGACGACGATGAATGA
- a CDS encoding (deoxy)nucleoside triphosphate pyrophosphohydrolase: MNEFDTVVVAAVIVGPGARVLAAQRAEPVALAGGWEFPGGKVDPGESEAEALVRECREELGVEIAVGERVGGDWPLSAGYVMRVWLCSLASGVPEAREHLELRWLGPGEYFSVEWLGADLPVMKTVENLLLSRD, from the coding sequence GTGAACGAATTCGACACGGTCGTGGTGGCCGCGGTGATCGTCGGTCCGGGCGCCCGGGTGCTCGCCGCCCAGCGCGCGGAGCCCGTCGCGCTCGCGGGCGGCTGGGAGTTTCCCGGCGGGAAGGTCGATCCTGGGGAGAGCGAGGCGGAGGCGCTGGTCCGGGAGTGCCGCGAGGAGCTCGGCGTGGAGATCGCGGTGGGCGAGCGGGTGGGCGGGGACTGGCCGCTCTCCGCGGGCTATGTGATGCGCGTCTGGCTGTGCTCGCTGGCCTCCGGCGTGCCGGAGGCTCGGGAGCACCTGGAGCTGCGATGGCTCGGGCCGGGCGAGTACTTCTCCGTCGAGTGGCTGGGCGCGGATCTGCCTGTCATGAAGACTGTGGAAAATCTACTGCTTTCGCGGGATTAG
- a CDS encoding type IV secretion system protein, whose translation MKIRLSRRLALALALVSGILVMPIVVGGLSAPAAAAPCDLSGPLNPEMVGGGLDGLIQAPAPQGGAQAAVTNYSQFGMSGQFWHTHDLGCSDYVAVLGNMWANGIFTAAKAVDRLTITTYQAASTEGPLQAIKDVVDDIVTNLADAMYWKFLQPIVIIGAIWLAWYGLIRKRATTTAEGVIWMVLAVTVAVWFFSRPGDFTGLGKVVTDKTGEVVNSAFSGLPGAGGASCLPPPGEAAPQIKAGGYGQTGTPGVDQNADALWSTLVCKPWLVGLFGTADPQQPIVRDWGRKVLEMQSVPRTVAGQPAPDVGARQSEYASLAEKLKNDPVYTVFSGRDWSNRLGVAVGAFIAAIVAGLLIFLVAVSLLVLKVGFLLLLILGPVFLLIGVHPGSGRIVAMRWVEMLVGTLLRQAVLTLVLSVLVYGYALIISTAMPWGMQVLFMALLTIAVFFYRRPFQHLFASMSGHTVATRMLGEAASSSVLERSAGVLPPVASARIGRWGLRKAEPLIRAAGVANPAGAAATAAAGAGQARVRAEEGEGVTTGARIPATAAPLDTDQQGGKAGARAPLEPRRGTAPPLNLGGTPTRTRGAAAGGPRAAGAAASGGSGGSGGSAGGWFGGGSGGGWASRGGSSSGSHGGSSGGSRGSRFGGSGGSGGSRSGGTRSRGSGGGLFGGSGSGGSGGGSRSGGGSRPSSAPRASGGSSGPRIFGSDEPSSRTSEAPPLWLRSSSNGGGSGGDSPSVPFWLKPSRDKD comes from the coding sequence ATGAAGATCCGGCTATCGCGACGCCTCGCGCTGGCTCTCGCGCTCGTCAGCGGCATCCTCGTGATGCCGATCGTCGTGGGCGGCCTGTCGGCCCCGGCCGCCGCGGCGCCCTGTGACCTGTCGGGCCCGCTCAACCCCGAGATGGTCGGGGGCGGGCTGGACGGCCTGATCCAGGCGCCGGCCCCCCAGGGCGGGGCACAGGCCGCGGTCACCAACTACTCCCAGTTCGGCATGAGCGGCCAGTTCTGGCACACCCACGACCTGGGCTGCTCCGACTACGTCGCCGTGCTCGGCAACATGTGGGCCAACGGCATCTTCACCGCGGCCAAGGCCGTCGACCGGCTGACGATCACCACGTACCAGGCCGCGTCGACCGAGGGACCGCTCCAGGCGATCAAGGACGTCGTCGACGACATCGTCACGAACCTCGCCGACGCCATGTACTGGAAGTTCCTCCAGCCGATCGTGATCATCGGGGCGATCTGGCTGGCCTGGTACGGGCTGATCCGCAAGCGGGCCACCACGACCGCCGAGGGCGTGATCTGGATGGTGCTCGCGGTCACCGTGGCGGTGTGGTTCTTCAGCCGTCCCGGCGACTTCACCGGCCTCGGCAAGGTCGTGACCGACAAGACCGGCGAGGTCGTCAACTCGGCCTTCTCCGGCCTGCCCGGCGCGGGCGGCGCCTCGTGCCTGCCGCCGCCCGGCGAGGCCGCCCCGCAGATCAAGGCGGGCGGCTACGGCCAGACCGGCACGCCGGGCGTCGACCAGAACGCCGACGCGCTGTGGTCCACGCTGGTCTGCAAGCCGTGGCTGGTGGGCCTGTTCGGCACCGCCGACCCGCAGCAGCCCATCGTGCGCGACTGGGGCCGAAAGGTGCTGGAGATGCAGTCCGTCCCGCGGACCGTGGCCGGCCAGCCGGCGCCCGACGTGGGGGCCCGCCAGTCGGAGTACGCCTCCCTGGCGGAGAAGCTGAAGAACGACCCCGTCTACACCGTCTTCTCCGGCCGCGACTGGTCCAACAGGCTCGGCGTGGCCGTCGGCGCGTTCATCGCGGCCATCGTGGCCGGCCTGCTCATCTTCCTGGTGGCGGTCTCGCTGCTGGTGCTGAAGGTGGGCTTCCTGCTGCTGCTGATACTCGGGCCCGTGTTCCTGCTGATCGGCGTGCATCCGGGCAGCGGCCGGATCGTGGCCATGCGCTGGGTGGAGATGCTCGTCGGCACCCTGCTCAGGCAGGCCGTGCTCACGCTGGTGCTCAGCGTCCTGGTGTACGGCTACGCGCTGATCATCTCCACGGCCATGCCCTGGGGCATGCAGGTGCTGTTCATGGCCCTGCTGACGATCGCGGTGTTCTTCTACCGCAGGCCGTTCCAGCACCTGTTCGCCTCCATGAGCGGCCACACGGTCGCCACCCGCATGCTCGGCGAGGCCGCGAGCTCGTCCGTGCTCGAGCGTTCTGCAGGCGTGCTGCCGCCGGTCGCCTCGGCCAGGATCGGCCGCTGGGGGCTGCGCAAGGCCGAGCCGCTCATCAGGGCGGCCGGCGTGGCCAACCCGGCGGGAGCGGCGGCGACGGCCGCGGCCGGCGCGGGGCAGGCTCGCGTACGCGCCGAGGAGGGCGAGGGCGTCACCACGGGCGCCAGGATCCCGGCCACGGCGGCGCCGCTGGACACCGACCAGCAGGGCGGCAAGGCGGGAGCCAGGGCGCCCCTGGAGCCGCGCAGGGGCACGGCGCCGCCGCTCAACCTGGGCGGCACGCCCACCCGCACGCGCGGTGCCGCGGCGGGCGGCCCCCGGGCGGCCGGCGCGGCCGCGTCCGGTGGCTCGGGTGGATCCGGCGGCTCGGCGGGCGGCTGGTTCGGCGGCGGGTCCGGTGGCGGCTGGGCGTCCCGCGGCGGCTCGTCGTCGGGGTCGCACGGTGGCTCGTCCGGCGGTTCCCGCGGCTCCCGGTTCGGCGGCTCGGGCGGCTCGGGCGGCTCACGGTCGGGCGGGACGCGCTCGCGCGGGTCCGGCGGCGGGCTGTTCGGCGGCTCCGGGTCGGGAGGCTCGGGCGGCGGCTCGAGGTCCGGCGGCGGGTCGCGGCCGAGCAGCGCTCCCAGGGCGTCCGGCGGTTCGTCCGGCCCGCGGATCTTCGGGTCCGACGAGCCGTCGTCCCGCACCTCCGAGGCCCCGCCGCTCTGGCTGCGCAGCAGCAGCAACGGCGGCGGCTCCGGGGGTGACAGCCCCTCCGTGCCGTTCTGGCTCAAGCCGAGCAGGGACAAGGACTGA
- a CDS encoding response regulator: protein MNDGRPIEVLLVEDDQGDILLTKEAFDFNKVRNRLNVVNDGEQAMAYLRNEDGYTDAPRPDLILLDLNLPRMSGMEVLAEVKADVALRTIPVVILTTSEAEEDILHSYRLHANAYVSKPVDFEQFIRVVRQIDDFFVTVVKLPAKGQRS from the coding sequence ATGAATGACGGGCGCCCGATCGAGGTGCTCCTGGTGGAGGACGACCAGGGCGACATCCTGCTGACCAAGGAGGCCTTCGACTTCAACAAGGTGCGAAACCGGCTCAACGTGGTCAACGACGGCGAGCAGGCGATGGCGTACCTCCGCAATGAGGACGGCTACACCGACGCGCCGCGCCCCGACCTCATCCTGCTCGACCTCAACCTGCCCAGGATGAGCGGCATGGAGGTGCTGGCGGAGGTCAAGGCGGACGTCGCGTTGCGGACGATCCCCGTGGTGATCCTGACGACCTCCGAGGCGGAGGAGGACATCCTGCACAGCTACCGGCTGCATGCCAACGCGTATGTGTCCAAACCGGTGGACTTTGAGCAATTTATCCGGGTTGTCCGGCAAATCGATGATTTTTTCGTGACAGTGGTTAAGTTGCCGGCCAAGGGGCAACGCTCCTGA
- a CDS encoding NlpC/P60 family protein, translating into MKLSRARLALLIGAAGLLLLAAVIVSPMLLISMPSFLSDGGTSPDCNDGKQVEDVSDSGASDIPPEYLDLYKKYGKKIGVQWNILAAVGKRETDHGRSDLPGVKSGTNYAGAAGPMQFLISTWGGKARVPMSSKFTGYASDGDGDGVGDIYNPADAILGAARMLKRNGAPENVRQALFVYNRAWWYVDQVVEIAKRYAKSGELKVPPQASKECDEPLVEAAPNDIVAKIIEYALAQRGKPYLWGGTGPDAFDCSGVIYAAYRAAGLSIPRTTFTQWPFGVKVLEGQEQPGDLVFFNAGPGTGPDRPGHVGLVVSKGKMLEARCRLCGPIKVTSYQARDNRMGFTRPLQNPDVLEQLKKLQNPSL; encoded by the coding sequence GTGAAGCTCTCACGGGCCCGGCTCGCCCTCCTGATCGGCGCCGCCGGGCTGCTGCTGCTCGCGGCGGTCATCGTGTCGCCGATGCTGCTGATCTCGATGCCGTCGTTCCTCAGCGACGGCGGCACCTCTCCCGACTGCAACGACGGCAAGCAGGTGGAGGACGTGTCCGACTCGGGCGCGTCCGACATCCCTCCCGAATATCTGGACCTATACAAGAAGTACGGCAAGAAGATCGGCGTCCAGTGGAACATCCTGGCCGCCGTCGGCAAGCGGGAGACCGACCACGGCCGCTCCGACCTGCCCGGCGTCAAGAGCGGCACGAACTACGCGGGCGCGGCCGGGCCGATGCAGTTCCTGATCTCCACATGGGGCGGCAAGGCCAGGGTCCCGATGTCGTCGAAGTTCACCGGGTACGCCTCCGACGGCGACGGCGACGGCGTGGGCGACATCTACAACCCGGCCGACGCCATCCTGGGCGCGGCCAGGATGCTCAAGCGCAACGGGGCGCCCGAGAACGTGCGGCAGGCGCTGTTCGTCTACAACCGGGCCTGGTGGTACGTCGACCAGGTCGTGGAGATCGCCAAGAGGTACGCCAAGTCGGGTGAGCTCAAGGTGCCGCCGCAGGCCTCGAAGGAGTGCGACGAGCCGCTGGTGGAGGCCGCCCCCAATGACATCGTGGCGAAGATCATCGAGTACGCGCTCGCGCAGCGCGGCAAGCCGTACCTGTGGGGCGGGACGGGGCCCGACGCCTTCGACTGTTCGGGCGTGATCTACGCCGCGTACCGGGCGGCGGGGCTGTCGATCCCCCGTACGACGTTCACGCAGTGGCCGTTCGGGGTGAAGGTCTTAGAGGGCCAGGAGCAGCCGGGGGACCTGGTGTTCTTCAACGCGGGGCCGGGTACGGGCCCCGACCGCCCCGGCCATGTGGGGCTGGTCGTGTCGAAGGGCAAGATGCTGGAGGCCAGGTGCCGGCTGTGCGGGCCGATCAAGGTGACGAGCTACCAGGCACGTGACAACCGCATGGGCTTCACCCGTCCCCTCCAGAACCCCGACGTTCTCGAACAGCTCAAGAAGCTGCAGAATCCTTCCTTGTGA